The nucleotide window ATCAGGGACAGTATGGGATTATCTGATAACTGTTCCACCATCATGATATCTGCCAGCATACCCTCCTGGATACATCCGATGTTGAGGTTCAGGGCAGAACCAGCATTGACAGTAGCCATCTTCAGGATCTCTACAGGGGGGAAATATTCCTGGTAAAAACCCCTGGTAACCTTCAGGGCGTACTCCATCTCCCGGAACATGTTGGGTGAATTGAACATCAAGTTATCTGTGCCCAAAAGAAGATTAATTCCCAGATCCCACATTTCTTTCATGGGAGGTATTCCAACAGAAAGAGCACCATTAGAACGGGGACAACAAACAACAGACGTATCTGTTTTACTTAAAAGGTCCAGATCCAAGTTGAGGGGTGATGTTACATGGATCAAAATATCAAAATCAGCTTCCAGGGCTCTTTCAACTTCAGTTTTGCCAGTGGAATTAACTGAGTTTTGTTGTACTTCCTCATACTCTGCAGCATGAATTGCAGCCAGTTTACCCTCACTGGAACAAGTGGAGGTAATAATTTTCACCACATCATCGTTGATCTCGCCAAAACCACTTAAACCAATACCCTGTGCATGTTCAAGGATTTCCATGGCACTATCTCTTATTTCCATTTCACTATTGATGGATGATGAGAATGGTTTGAAAAACGCTTCATGACGTCCCAGAATCACCTTGCGAAGGGGAATACCTTCACCTGCCTTTCCAAGTAGGGATACTCCATCAACACCACCTTCCCGAAAATCAACTATGGTGCTGGTTCCAGTGTCCAGCATATCCTGTAGAGAACTCCTCATGGAGTTGATAAGTTCCTGAGGTTCTGCCTGGGCAAGTAAGCGGTGTTTCAACCCCTCTGGTGGTTTTACAATCTTTTCAATGGATTCTCCATCACCAATATCCTTGACCACCGAGTCTCCTATGTGCACATGACTGTTTATTAATGAAGGGGAAACAATACAACCTTTAGCATCTATTTCCTTACCCCCTGATGCATGGGGGGAAACTTCCACAATAAGATTATCTTCAATCAGGATATTGGCATGTGTTGGCTCCATATGGGGACCGTAAAGTACCAGGCCATTTTTGATGTTAATCATACAGGAGAAAGTATGTTCATGGAGATATTTAATCCTTTGAGAAATGATCTAGGATATGATCTTTCAACTAGATTATGAGAATGATCTTTTCTACTTAAATTATGAGATATTTTCTTTTCTACTTAAAAATTCACAAAAGCATTAGACTGGAATTTGCAGGAGTTAGAATTTGGAATAAGATATAAAGATTTAAACTTTAAAAAAATGTAAAATAAAAATTTAAAAAGAGATGGGAATAATATTATTTAATTTCATGGTACTCTTTGAGAGATTTAACCCCAATTTTTCCTTTTTCAACATTTTCAATGGCGTTTAAAGCTGCTCTTGCACCTGCAAGGGTTGTAACATAAGGTATTCCCAGTTCAACAGCCATCCTCCTGATGTAATATCCGTCATCTGCGGACTGTTTGCCTGAGGGGGTGTTGATGATCATGGCCACTTCCTTGTTAAGGATGGCATCCCGTATATTTGGTGAACCCTGGCTGATCTTGCGTATGATATCTATATCCACCTGGTCCTGAACTGCAAGGGCGGTTCCCCTGGTTGCAATTAGTTTAAAACCAAGCTCTTTGGCTTTTTGTACGATATCCAAAATTTTATCCTTATCTGCATCACGAACACTAATGAAAATGGTACCCTTCTGGGGTAATTCCATGCCTGCTGAAAGCTGTGCTTTGTAATAAGACACTCCGAAGTTTTCATCAATTCCCATACTTTCCCCGGTTGATTTCATCTCCGGTCCCAGTATAGAATCTGCTTCGGGAAGTTTTATGAAGGGGAAGATAGATTCTTTAACTGCCACATGATTTATTTTCACTTCATCACATAGTCCGAAATCCTTGAGTTTTTTACCCATCATTAATTCTGCTGCGATCTTTGCCAGGGGTACACCAACAGCTTTACTCACGAAGGGAACAGTTCTACTGGCCC belongs to uncultured Methanobacterium sp. and includes:
- a CDS encoding amidohydrolase family protein, with amino-acid sequence MINIKNGLVLYGPHMEPTHANILIEDNLIVEVSPHASGGKEIDAKGCIVSPSLINSHVHIGDSVVKDIGDGESIEKIVKPPEGLKHRLLAQAEPQELINSMRSSLQDMLDTGTSTIVDFREGGVDGVSLLGKAGEGIPLRKVILGRHEAFFKPFSSSINSEMEIRDSAMEILEHAQGIGLSGFGEINDDVVKIITSTCSSEGKLAAIHAAEYEEVQQNSVNSTGKTEVERALEADFDILIHVTSPLNLDLDLLSKTDTSVVCCPRSNGALSVGIPPMKEMWDLGINLLLGTDNLMFNSPNMFREMEYALKVTRGFYQEYFPPVEILKMATVNAGSALNLNIGCIQEGMLADIMMVEQLSDNPILSLINRTESKNIIGLMTDGNLVYLR